Proteins encoded together in one Staphylococcus aureus window:
- the adhE gene encoding bifunctional acetaldehyde-CoA/alcohol dehydrogenase: MLTIPEKENRGSKEQEVAIMIDALADKGKKALEALSKKSQEEIDHIVHQMSLAAVDQHMVLAKLAHEETGRGIYEDKAIKNLYASEYIWNSIKDNKTVGIIGEDKEKGLTYVAEPIGVICGVTPTTNPTSTTIFKAMIAIKTGNPIIFAFHPSAQESSKRAAEVVLEAAMKAGAPKDIIQWIEVPSIEATKQLMNHKGIALVLATGGSGMVKSAYSTGKPALGVGPGNVPSYIEKTAHIKRAVNDIIGSKTFDNGMICASEQVVVIDKEIYKDVTNEFKAHQAYFVKKDELQRLENAIMNEQKTGIKPDIVGKSAVEIAELAGIPVPENTKLIIAEISGVGSDYPLSREKLSPVLALVKAQSTKQAFQICEDTLHFGGLGHTAVIHTEDETLQKDFGLRMKACRVLVNTPSAVGGIGDMYNELIPSLTLGCGSYGRNSISHNVSATDLLNIKTIAKRRNNTQIFKVPAQIYFEENAIMSLTTMDKIEKVMIVCDPGMVEFGYTKTVENVLRQKTEQPQIKIFSEVEPNPSTNTVYKGLEMMVDFQPDTIIALGGGSAMDAAKAMWMFFEHPETSFFGAKQKFLDIGKRTYKIGMPENATFICIPTTSGTGSEVTPFAVITDSETNVKYPLADFALTPDVAIIDPQFVMSVPKSVTADTGMDVLTHAMESYVSVMASDYTRGLSLQAIKLTFEYLKSSVEKGDKVSREKMHNASTLAGMAFANAFLGIAHSIAHKIGGEYGIPHGRANAILLPHIIRYNAKDPQKHALFPKYEFFRADTDYADIAKFLGLKGNTTEALVESLAKAVYELGQSVGIEMNLKSQGVSEEELNESIDRMAELAFEDQCTTANPKEALISEIKDIIQTSYDYKQ, encoded by the coding sequence ATGTTAACTATACCTGAAAAAGAAAATCGTGGATCGAAAGAACAAGAAGTGGCAATTATGATTGATGCTCTAGCTGACAAAGGGAAAAAAGCATTAGAAGCATTATCTAAAAAGTCACAAGAAGAAATTGATCATATTGTTCATCAAATGAGCTTAGCAGCTGTTGATCAACATATGGTGCTAGCAAAATTAGCACATGAAGAAACTGGAAGAGGTATATACGAAGATAAAGCGATTAAAAATTTATACGCTTCTGAATATATATGGAATTCAATAAAAGACAATAAGACAGTAGGGATTATTGGTGAAGATAAAGAAAAAGGATTAACGTATGTAGCGGAACCAATTGGTGTTATTTGTGGTGTTACGCCAACAACAAATCCTACGTCGACAACTATTTTTAAAGCGATGATTGCAATTAAGACAGGAAATCCAATCATTTTTGCATTCCATCCAAGTGCACAAGAATCGTCGAAGCGTGCAGCAGAAGTTGTATTAGAAGCGGCAATGAAGGCAGGTGCACCTAAAGATATTATTCAGTGGATTGAAGTGCCTTCTATCGAAGCAACAAAACAATTAATGAATCACAAAGGTATTGCATTAGTTCTAGCAACAGGTGGTTCGGGCATGGTTAAGTCTGCATATTCAACTGGCAAACCGGCATTAGGTGTGGGACCAGGTAACGTGCCGTCTTACATTGAAAAAACAGCACACATTAAACGTGCAGTAAATGATATCATTGGTTCAAAAACATTTGATAATGGTATGATTTGTGCTTCTGAACAAGTTGTAGTCATTGATAAAGAAATTTATAAAGATGTTACTAATGAATTTAAAGCACATCAAGCATACTTTGTTAAAAAAGATGAATTACAACGCTTAGAAAATGCAATTATGAATGAACAAAAAACAGGTATTAAGCCTGATATTGTCGGTAAATCTGCAGTTGAAATAGCTGAATTAGCAGGTATACCTGTCCCCGAAAATACAAAACTTATCATAGCCGAAATTAGCGGTGTAGGTTCAGACTATCCGTTATCTCGTGAAAAATTATCTCCAGTATTAGCCTTAGTAAAAGCCCAATCTACAAAACAAGCATTTCAAATTTGTGAAGACACACTACATTTTGGTGGATTAGGACACACAGCCGTTATCCATACAGAAGATGAAACATTACAAAAAGATTTTGGACTAAGAATGAAAGCTTGTCGTGTACTTGTAAATACACCATCAGCGGTTGGAGGTATTGGTGATATGTATAACGAATTGATTCCGTCTTTAACATTAGGTTGTGGTTCCTACGGTAGAAACTCAATTTCACATAATGTTAGTGCGACAGATTTATTAAACATTAAAACGATTGCTAAACGACGTAATAATACTCAAATTTTCAAGGTGCCTGCTCAAATTTATTTTGAAGAAAATGCAATCATGAGTCTAACAACAATGGACAAGATTGAAAAAGTGATGATTGTCTGTGACCCTGGTATGGTAGAATTCGGTTATACAAAAACAGTTGAGAATGTATTAAGACAAAAAACGGAACAGCCTCAAATTAAAATATTTAGCGAAGTCGAACCGAACCCATCAACTAATACAGTATATAAAGGTCTGGAAATGATGGTTGATTTCCAACCGGATACAATCATTGCACTTGGTGGTGGTTCAGCGATGGATGCTGCAAAAGCAATGTGGATGTTCTTTGAACACCCTGAGACATCATTCTTCGGTGCTAAACAAAAGTTCCTAGACATCGGTAAACGTACTTATAAAATAGGCATGCCTGAAAATGCGACGTTCATTTGTATCCCTACGACATCAGGTACAGGTTCAGAAGTAACACCATTTGCAGTTATCACAGATAGTGAAACAAATGTAAAATATCCGTTGGCTGATTTTGCTTTAACACCTGACGTTGCAATTATTGACCCTCAATTTGTGATGAGTGTGCCAAAAAGCGTTACAGCAGATACAGGAATGGATGTACTAACGCATGCAATGGAATCATATGTATCTGTAATGGCTTCAGACTACACAAGAGGTTTGAGTCTACAAGCGATTAAATTGACGTTCGAATATTTAAAATCATCTGTTGAAAAGGGTGATAAAGTTTCAAGAGAGAAAATGCATAACGCATCAACTTTGGCTGGTATGGCATTTGCAAATGCATTCTTAGGCATTGCACACTCAATTGCGCATAAAATTGGTGGCGAATATGGTATTCCGCATGGTAGAGCGAATGCGATATTACTACCGCATATTATCCGTTATAATGCCAAAGACCCGCAAAAACATGCATTATTCCCTAAATATGAGTTCTTCAGAGCAGATACAGATTATGCAGATATTGCCAAATTCTTAGGATTAAAAGGTAATACGACAGAAGCACTCGTAGAATCATTAGCTAAAGCTGTCTACGAATTAGGTCAATCAGTCGGAATTGAAATGAATTTGAAATCACAAGGTGTGTCTGAAGAAGAATTAAATGAGTCAATTGATAGAATGGCAGAGCTCGCATTTGAAGATCAATGTACAACTGCTAATCCTAAAGAAGCACTAATCAGTGAAATCAAAGATATCATTCAAACATCATATGATTATAAGCAATAA
- a CDS encoding bifunctional UDP-sugar hydrolase/5'-nucleotidase — translation MSNIAFYVVSDVHGYIFPTDFTSRNQYQPMGLLLANHVIEQDRRQYDQSFKIDNGDFLQGSPFCNYLIAHSGSSQPLVDFYNRMAFDFGTLGNHEFNYGLPYLKDTLRRLNYPVLCANIYENDSTLTDNGVKYFQVGDQTVGVIGLTTQFIPHWEQPEHIQSLTFHSAFEILQQYLPEMKRHADIIVVCYHGGFEKDLESGTPTEVLTGENEGYAMLEAFSKDIDIFITGHQHRQIAERFKQTAVIQPGTRGTTVGRVVLSTDEYENLSVESCELLPVIDDSTFTIDEDDQHLRKQLEDWLDYEITTLPYDMTINHAFEARVAPHPFTNFMNYALLEKSDADVACTALFDSASGFKQVVTMRDVINNYPFPNTFKVLAVSGAKLKEAIERSAEYFDVKNDEVSVSADFLEPKPQHFNYDIYGGVSYTIHVGRPKGQRVSNMMIQGHAVDLKQTYTICVNNYRAVGGGQYDMYIDAPVVKDIQVEGAQLLIDFLSNNNLMRIPQVVDFKVEK, via the coding sequence ATGTCAAACATAGCATTTTATGTCGTGAGTGACGTACATGGTTATATTTTCCCAACAGATTTTACGAGTAGAAATCAATATCAACCTATGGGATTGTTACTAGCGAATCATGTTATAGAACAAGACAGAAGGCAGTATGACCAAAGTTTTAAAATAGATAATGGTGATTTTTTGCAAGGGTCACCATTTTGTAATTACTTAATCGCGCATAGCGGCAGTAGCCAGCCTTTAGTTGATTTTTATAATCGAATGGCATTCGACTTTGGTACGCTTGGTAATCATGAATTTAATTATGGATTACCATACTTAAAAGACACTTTACGCAGACTCAATTATCCAGTTTTGTGCGCTAATATATATGAAAATGATAGTACATTGACTGATAACGGTGTGAAGTATTTTCAGGTTGGAGATCAAACTGTTGGTGTGATAGGTTTAACGACACAATTTATTCCCCATTGGGAACAACCAGAGCATATTCAGTCACTTACGTTTCATAGTGCTTTTGAAATACTTCAACAATACTTACCTGAAATGAAGCGACATGCAGATATCATTGTGGTTTGTTACCATGGTGGATTTGAAAAGGATTTAGAAAGTGGTACGCCGACCGAAGTATTAACGGGTGAAAATGAAGGATATGCCATGTTAGAAGCGTTTTCTAAAGATATAGATATCTTTATTACGGGTCACCAACATCGACAAATTGCTGAAAGGTTTAAGCAAACGGCTGTGATTCAACCTGGTACGAGAGGTACAACTGTAGGCAGAGTAGTCTTGAGTACTGATGAATATGAAAATCTATCCGTTGAATCATGTGAATTACTTCCTGTTATAGATGATTCCACATTTACTATTGATGAAGATGACCAACATTTACGAAAGCAGTTAGAGGACTGGTTAGATTACGAAATTACTACATTGCCATATGATATGACGATTAATCATGCATTTGAGGCACGTGTGGCACCGCATCCTTTTACAAATTTTATGAATTACGCTTTATTAGAAAAAAGTGACGCAGATGTTGCCTGTACAGCTTTGTTTGATTCTGCTAGTGGTTTCAAGCAAGTCGTGACGATGCGAGATGTTATTAACAATTACCCATTTCCAAATACATTTAAAGTTTTAGCTGTAAGTGGTGCCAAACTTAAAGAAGCCATTGAACGATCAGCAGAATATTTTGACGTGAAAAATGATGAAGTTAGTGTGAGCGCAGACTTCCTTGAACCCAAACCACAACACTTTAATTATGATATATATGGTGGCGTAAGTTATACCATTCATGTTGGAAGACCAAAGGGACAACGTGTGAGCAATATGATGATTCAAGGTCACGCAGTTGATTTAAAGCAGACATATACAATTTGTGTAAATAATTATCGTGCAGTAGGCGGTGGTCAGTATGATATGTATATCGACGCGCCAGTTGTAAAAGATATTCAAGTTGAAGGCGCACAATTACTTATTGATTTTTTATCAAATAATAATTTGATGCGCATCCCGCAAGTTGTTGATTTTAAAGTTGAAAAGTGA
- the phnE gene encoding phosphonate ABC transporter, permease protein PhnE, which produces MTQEIAKYNVHTKAHKRKLIKRWLIAIVVLAIIIWAFAGVPSLELKSKSLEILKSIFSGLFHPDISYIYIPDGEDLLRGLLETFAIAVVGTFIAAIICIPLAFLGANNMVKLRPVSGVSKFILSVIRVFPEIVMALIFIKAVGPGSFSGVLALGIHSVGMLGKLLAEDIEGLDFSAVESLKASGANKIKTLVFAVIPQIMPAFLSLILYRFELNLRSASILGLIGAGGIGTPLIFAIQTRSWDRVGIILIGLVLMVAIVDLISGSIRKRIV; this is translated from the coding sequence ATGACACAGGAAATAGCAAAATATAATGTTCACACAAAAGCACACAAACGAAAATTGATTAAAAGATGGCTTATTGCAATTGTCGTCTTAGCTATTATCATCTGGGCATTTGCAGGTGTACCAAGTTTAGAACTTAAAAGTAAATCATTAGAAATCTTAAAATCCATATTCAGCGGATTATTCCATCCTGATATCAGCTATATCTATATACCAGATGGCGAAGACTTATTACGTGGTTTACTTGAAACCTTTGCGATAGCCGTTGTAGGTACTTTCATCGCCGCAATTATCTGTATTCCATTAGCATTTCTAGGTGCAAATAATATGGTAAAGCTACGCCCAGTTTCAGGTGTTAGCAAATTTATTTTAAGTGTTATACGTGTCTTCCCAGAAATTGTAATGGCACTTATATTTATCAAAGCTGTTGGCCCAGGTTCATTTTCAGGTGTATTAGCTTTAGGTATCCATTCCGTAGGTATGCTTGGGAAACTTTTAGCTGAAGATATTGAAGGTCTAGATTTCAGTGCTGTAGAATCATTAAAGGCCAGTGGTGCGAATAAGATTAAAACACTCGTATTTGCAGTCATACCACAAATTATGCCTGCCTTTCTATCACTCATACTTTATCGCTTTGAACTAAACTTACGTTCAGCTTCTATACTGGGGCTAATTGGGGCTGGTGGTATCGGGACACCACTCATATTTGCCATTCAAACACGTTCTTGGGACCGTGTAGGTATTATATTAATCGGTTTAGTACTAATGGTCGCAATTGTCGATTTAATTTCCGGTTCAATCCGAAAACGTATTGTTTAA
- the phnE gene encoding phosphonate ABC transporter, permease protein PhnE, translating into MPLEIPTKYDSLLKKKVSLKTSFTFMLIIVLIIWSFIYTGFNFGDLMIGIPQIGDLFKQMIPPDFEYLQQITTPMLDTIRMAIVSTVLGSIVSIPIALLCASNIVHQKWISIPSRFILNIVRTIPDLLLAAIFVAVFGIGQIPGILALFILTICIIGKLLYESLETIDPGPMEAMTAVGANKIKWIVFGVVPQAISSFMSYVLYAFEVNIRASAVLGLVGAGGIGLFYDQTLGLFQYPKTATIILFTLVIVVVIDYISTKVRAHLA; encoded by the coding sequence ATGCCTTTAGAAATACCTACAAAGTATGACTCCCTTTTAAAGAAAAAGGTTTCTTTAAAAACGAGTTTTACCTTCATGTTAATCATTGTGCTTATCATTTGGAGCTTCATTTATACGGGATTTAATTTTGGAGATTTAATGATAGGAATACCTCAAATAGGTGATCTATTCAAACAAATGATTCCACCTGATTTCGAGTATTTACAACAAATTACAACGCCAATGTTAGATACCATTCGAATGGCTATCGTAAGTACAGTATTAGGTAGCATCGTTTCAATACCAATTGCGTTATTATGTGCTAGCAATATCGTTCATCAAAAGTGGATTTCAATACCCTCGCGCTTTATTTTAAATATAGTTCGTACTATTCCAGATTTGTTATTAGCAGCAATCTTTGTGGCTGTATTTGGAATCGGTCAAATTCCAGGGATATTAGCACTGTTTATTTTAACTATCTGTATTATTGGAAAATTATTATATGAATCATTGGAAACGATAGATCCAGGTCCAATGGAAGCAATGACGGCTGTTGGCGCTAATAAAATAAAATGGATTGTTTTCGGTGTTGTACCACAAGCCATATCGTCATTTATGTCATACGTATTATATGCATTTGAAGTAAATATACGTGCTTCAGCTGTGCTTGGATTAGTCGGCGCTGGCGGTATTGGATTGTTTTATGATCAAACACTTGGTTTATTTCAATATCCAAAAACAGCAACGATTATTTTATTTACTTTAGTTATCGTCGTCGTCATTGATTACATCAGTACGAAAGTGAGGGCACATCTCGCATGA
- a CDS encoding phosphate/phosphite/phosphonate ABC transporter substrate-binding protein → MKNFKCLFVLMLAVIVFAAACGNSSSLDNQKNASNDSDSKSGGYKPKELTVQFVPSQNAGTLEAKAKPLEKLLSKELGIPVKVSVSTNYNTIVEAMKSKKVDVGFLPPTAYTLAHDQKAADLLLQAQRFGVKEDGSASKELVDSYKSEILVKKDSKIKSLKDLKGKKIALQDVTSTAGYTFPLAMLKNEAGINATKDMKIVNVKGHDQAVISLLNGDVDAAAVFNDARNTVKKDQPNVFKDTRILKLTQAIPNDTISVRPDMDKDFQEKLKKAFIDIAKSKEGHKIISEVYSHEGYTETKDSNFDIVREYEKLVKDMK, encoded by the coding sequence ATGAAAAATTTTAAGTGTTTATTTGTATTAATGTTAGCAGTCATTGTTTTTGCAGCAGCATGTGGAAACTCAAGTTCTTTAGATAATCAAAAGAACGCTAGTAATGATTCGGATTCTAAATCAGGAGGATACAAACCTAAAGAATTAACCGTTCAATTTGTACCTTCGCAAAATGCTGGAACATTAGAAGCTAAAGCAAAACCATTAGAAAAATTACTATCTAAAGAATTAGGGATTCCAGTTAAAGTGTCTGTATCAACTAACTACAATACAATTGTTGAAGCTATGAAGTCTAAAAAAGTTGATGTTGGTTTCTTACCACCAACGGCATACACATTAGCACATGATCAAAAAGCAGCTGATTTATTATTACAAGCACAACGTTTCGGTGTAAAAGAAGATGGTTCAGCAAGTAAAGAACTTGTAGATAGTTATAAATCAGAAATTCTTGTTAAAAAAGACTCAAAAATTAAAAGCTTGAAAGATTTAAAAGGTAAGAAAATTGCCTTACAAGATGTAACATCAACTGCTGGATATACATTCCCACTTGCGATGTTAAAAAACGAAGCAGGTATTAATGCAACTAAAGATATGAAAATTGTGAATGTTAAAGGTCATGACCAAGCAGTTATCTCATTATTAAATGGAGATGTAGATGCTGCGGCTGTATTTAACGATGCACGTAATACTGTGAAAAAAGACCAACCAAATGTATTTAAAGACACACGAATTTTAAAATTAACACAAGCTATTCCGAATGACACAATTTCTGTAAGACCAGATATGGATAAAGATTTTCAAGAAAAATTGAAAAAAGCTTTTATAGACATTGCTAAATCAAAAGAAGGTCACAAAATTATTAGCGAAGTTTATTCACATGAAGGATACACAGAAACGAAAGATTCAAATTTCGACATTGTAAGAGAGTACGAAAAATTAGTTAAAGATATGAAATAA
- the cap8C gene encoding type 8 capsular polysaccharide synthesis protein Cap8C — MIDIHNHILPNIDDGPTNETEMMDLLKQATTQGVTEIIVTSHHLHPRYTTPIEKVKSCLNHIESLEEVQALNLKFYYGQEIRITDQILNDIDRKVINGINDSRYLLIEFPSNEVPHYTDQLFFELQSKGFVPIIAHPERNKAISQNLDILYDLINKGALSQVTTASLAGISGKKIRKLAIQMIENNLTHFIGSDAHNTEIRPFLMKDLFNDKKLRDYYEDMNGFISNAKLVVDDKKIPKRMPQQDYKQKRWFGL; from the coding sequence ATGATTGATATTCATAACCATATATTGCCTAATATCGATGACGGTCCGACAAATGAAACAGAGATGATGGATCTTTTAAAACAAGCGACAACACAAGGTGTTACAGAAATCATTGTAACATCACATCACTTACATCCTCGATATACCACACCTATAGAAAAAGTGAAATCATGTTTAAACCATATTGAAAGCTTAGAGGAAGTACAAGCACTAAATCTAAAGTTTTATTATGGTCAGGAAATAAGAATTACCGATCAAATCCTTAATGATATTGATCGAAAAGTTATTAACGGTATTAATGATTCACGCTATTTACTAATAGAATTTCCATCAAATGAAGTTCCACACTATACTGATCAATTATTTTTCGAATTACAGAGTAAAGGCTTTGTACCGATTATTGCACATCCAGAGCGGAATAAAGCAATAAGTCAAAACCTTGACATACTATACGATTTAATTAACAAAGGTGCTTTAAGTCAAGTGACAACGGCGTCATTAGCGGGTATTTCCGGTAAAAAAATTAGAAAATTAGCAATTCAAATGATTGAAAACAATCTGACACATTTCATCGGTTCAGATGCGCATAACACAGAAATCAGACCGTTCTTAATGAAAGACTTATTTAATGATAAGAAATTACGTGATTATTATGAAGATATGAACGGATTTATTAGTAATGCGAAGTTAGTTGTTGATGATAAAAAAATTCCTAAACGAATGCCACAACAAGATTATAAACAGAAAAGATGGTTTGGGTTATAA
- the cap8B gene encoding type 8 capsular polysaccharide synthesis protein Cap8B: MSKKENTTTTLFVYEKPKSTISEKFRGIRSNIMFSKANGEVKRLLVTSEKPGAGKSTVVSNVAITYAQAGYKTLVIDGDMRKPTQNYIFNEQNNNGLSSLIIGRTTMSEAITSTEIENLDLLTAGPVPPNPSELIGSERFKELVDLFNKRYDIIIVDTPPVNTVTDAQLYARAIKDSLLVIDSEKNDKNEVKKAKALMEKAGSNILGVILNKTKVDKSSSYYHYYGDE; this comes from the coding sequence ATGTCAAAAAAGGAAAATACGACAACAACACTATTTGTATATGAAAAACCAAAATCAACAATTAGTGAAAAGTTTCGAGGTATACGTTCAAACATCATGTTTTCAAAAGCAAATGGTGAAGTAAAGCGCTTATTGGTTACTTCTGAAAAGCCTGGTGCAGGTAAAAGTACAGTTGTATCGAATGTAGCGATTACTTATGCACAAGCAGGCTATAAGACATTAGTTATTGATGGCGATATGCGTAAGCCAACACAAAACTATATTTTTAATGAGCAAAATAATAATGGACTATCAAGCTTAATCATTGGTCGAACGACTATGTCAGAAGCAATTACGTCGACAGAAATTGAAAATTTAGATTTGCTAACAGCTGGCCCTGTACCTCCAAATCCATCTGAGTTAATTGGGTCTGAAAGGTTCAAAGAATTAGTTGATCTGTTTAATAAACGTTACGACATTATTATTGTCGATACACCGCCAGTTAATACTGTGACTGATGCACAACTATATGCGCGTGCTATTAAAGATAGTCTGTTAGTAATTGATAGTGAAAAAAATGATAAAAATGAAGTTAAAAAAGCAAAAGCACTTATGGAAAAAGCAGGCAGTAACATTCTAGGTGTCATTTTGAACAAGACAAAGGTCGATAAATCTTCTAGTTATTATCACTATTATGGAGATGAATAA
- the capA gene encoding capsular polysaccharide type 5/8 biosynthesis protein CapA, with the protein MESTLELTKIKEVLQKNLKILIILPLLFLIISAIVTFFVLSPKYQANTQILVNQTKGDNPQFMAQEVQSNIQLVNTYKEIVKSPRILDEVSKDLNDKYSPSKLSSMLTITNQENTQLINIQVKSGHKQDSEKIANSFAKVTSKQIPKIMSVDNVSILSKADGTAVKVAPKTVVNLIGAFFLGLVVALIYIFFKVIFDKRIKDEEDVEKELGLPVLGSIQKFN; encoded by the coding sequence ATGGAAAGTACATTAGAATTAACAAAAATTAAAGAAGTATTACAAAAAAACTTGAAGATTTTAATTATTTTACCGCTATTATTTTTAATTATTAGCGCTATTGTTACATTTTTCGTCTTATCACCTAAATATCAAGCTAATACTCAAATTTTAGTGAATCAAACTAAGGGTGACAATCCTCAGTTTATGGCGCAAGAGGTTCAAAGTAATATTCAACTTGTAAATACGTATAAAGAAATTGTTAAAAGTCCTAGAATTTTAGATGAGGTGTCAAAGGACTTAAATGATAAGTATTCACCATCTAAATTGTCGAGTATGTTGACAATTACAAACCAAGAAAATACGCAACTTATCAACATCCAAGTTAAAAGTGGTCATAAACAAGATTCGGAAAAAATTGCGAATAGCTTCGCTAAAGTTACAAGTAAACAAATTCCGAAGATTATGAGTGTGGATAACGTATCAATTTTATCTAAAGCAGACGGTACAGCAGTTAAAGTCGCACCAAAAACTGTAGTGAATCTAATCGGTGCATTCTTTTTAGGATTAGTTGTCGCGCTTATATATATCTTCTTCAAAGTAATTTTCGATAAGCGAATTAAAGATGAAGAAGATGTAGAGAAAGAATTAGGATTGCCTGTATTGGGTTCAATTCAAAAATTTAATTAA
- the phnC gene encoding phosphonate ABC transporter ATP-binding protein encodes MSQIEFKNVSKVYPNGHVGLKNINLNIEKGEFAVIVGLSGAGKSTLLRSVNRLHDITSGEIFIQGKSITKAHGKALLEMRRNIGMIFQHFNLVKRSSVLRNVLSGRVGYHPTWKMVLGLFPKEDKIKAMDALERVNILDKYNQRSDELSGGQQQRISIARALCQESEIILADEPVASLDPLTTKQVMDDLRKINQELGITILINLHFVDLAKEYGTRIIGLRDGEVVYDGPASEATDDVFSEIYGRTIKEDEKLGVN; translated from the coding sequence ATGAGTCAAATCGAATTTAAAAACGTCAGTAAAGTCTATCCTAACGGTCATGTAGGCTTGAAAAATATTAACTTAAATATTGAAAAAGGTGAATTTGCAGTTATTGTCGGACTATCTGGTGCTGGGAAATCCACGTTATTAAGATCTGTAAATCGTTTGCATGATATCACGTCAGGTGAAATTTTCATCCAAGGTAAATCAATCACTAAAGCCCATGGTAAAGCATTATTAGAAATGCGCCGAAATATAGGTATGATTTTCCAACATTTTAATTTAGTTAAACGGTCAAGTGTATTACGAAATGTACTAAGTGGACGTGTAGGTTATCACCCTACTTGGAAAATGGTATTAGGTTTATTCCCAAAAGAAGACAAAATTAAGGCAATGGATGCACTAGAACGCGTCAATATCTTAGATAAATATAATCAACGCTCTGATGAATTATCAGGTGGCCAACAACAACGTATATCTATTGCACGTGCGCTATGCCAAGAATCTGAAATTATTCTTGCAGATGAACCAGTTGCTTCATTAGACCCATTAACTACGAAACAGGTTATGGATGATTTAAGAAAAATCAACCAAGAATTAGGCATCACAATTTTAATTAATTTACATTTTGTTGACTTGGCAAAAGAATATGGCACACGCATCATTGGTTTACGTGATGGTGAAGTTGTCTATGATGGTCCTGCATCTGAAGCAACAGATGACGTATTTAGTGAAATATATGGACGTACAATTAAAGAAGATGAAAAGCTAGGAGTGAACTAA